The following are encoded together in the Vigna angularis cultivar LongXiaoDou No.4 chromosome 9, ASM1680809v1, whole genome shotgun sequence genome:
- the LOC108320531 gene encoding auxin-induced protein 22A, which translates to MAKEGLGLEITELRLGLPDADHVSVANKNREKKNKRVFSEIDDVGDENSSSGGGGDRKMENKNQVVGWPPVCSYRKKNSVNEASKMYVKVSMDGAPFLRKMDLGMHKGYSDLAFALEKLFGCYGIVEALKNAENGEHVPIYEDKDGDWMLVGDVPWEMFMESCKRLRIMKRADAKGFGLQPKGSLKGFIESVGK; encoded by the exons ATGGCCAAAGAAGGTCTTGGACTTGAAATCACCGAGCTGAGATTGGGTCTACCCGATGCTGACCATGTGAGTGTGGCTAACAAGAACCGtgaaaagaagaataagagGGTGTTCTCGGAGATTGAtgatgttggagatgaaaaCAGCTCCTCCGGCGGCGGTGGTGACCGGAAAATGGAGAACAAGAATCAAGTGGTGGGGTGGCCTCCGGTGTGCTcctacaggaagaagaacagtGTGAACGAAGCTTCAAAAATGTACGTTAAGGTTAGCATGGATGGTGCTCCTTTCTTGCGTAAAATGGATCTGGGTATGCACAAAGGATACTCCGATTTAGCCTTCGCTTTGGAGAAGCTCTTTGGTTGCTATGGAATAG TGGAAGCATTGAAGAATGCGGAGAATGGTGAACACGTTCCCATTTACGAGGACAAAGATGGCGACTGGATGCTTGTTGGAGATGTCCCATGGGA AATGTTCATGGAGTCTTGCAAGAGGTTGAGGATTATGAAGAGAGCAGATGCAAAGGGGTTCGGTTTGCAACCAAAAGGATCCTTAAAGGGATTCATAGAAAGCGTGGGAAAGTGA
- the LOC108320612 gene encoding N-terminal acetyltransferase A complex auxiliary subunit NAA15 — MGASLPNKEANLFKLIVKSYETKQYKKGLKAADTILKKFPDHGETLSMKGLTLNCMDRKSEAYELVRQGLKNDLKSHVCWHVFGLLYRSDREYREAIKCYRNALKIDPDNIEILRDLSLLQAQMRDLSGFVETRQQLLTLKPNHRMNWIGFSVAHHLNSNASKAVEILEAYEGTLEEDYPPENERCEHGEMLLYKISLLEECGFLERALEELHKKEFKIVDKLEYKEQEVSLLVKLGHLQEGEALYQALLSMNPDNYRYYEGLQKCVGLYLEDGQYSPDQIDQLDSLYKTLVQQYKWSSAVKRIPLDFLQGDKFREAADNYIRPLLTKGVPSLFSDLSSLYNHPGKADILEQLILELEQSIRMTGQYPGGTNKEPPSTLMWTLFLLAQHYDRRGQFEIALSKIDEAIEHTPTVIDLYSVKSRILKHAGDLVAAAAFADEARCMDLADRYVNSECVKRMLQADQVSLAEKTAVLFTKDGDQHNNLHDMQCMWYELASGESYFRQGDLGRALKKFLAVEKHYADITEDQFDFHSYCLRKMTLRSYVEMLKFQDQLHSHSYFHKAAAGAIRCYIKLHDSPPKSTAEEDDDMAKLLPSQKKKMRQKQRKAEARAKKEAEEKNEELSASGISKSGKRHVKPVDPDPNGEKLLKVEDPLSEATKYLKLLQKNSPNSLETHLLSFELYTRKQKTLLAFQAVKQLLRLDPEHPDSHRCLIKFFHKVGSMNAPVTDSEKLIWRVLEAERPNISQVHEKSLFEANNSVLEKHKDSLMHRAAFVEILHILDSNRKSEAVKFVEETTNNTVPRNGALGPIREWKLKDCIAVHNLLETVLADQDAALRWKVRCADYFPYSTYFEGKHSSASPNSTFNQLRKNSENESVNHITSNGKLEAFKDLTI; from the exons ATGGGCGCTTCTCTGCCGAACAAGGAGGCCAACCTCTTCAAGCTCATCGTC aaATCATATGAAACCAAACAGTATAAAAAGGGCCTCAAAGCTGCTGATaccattttgaaaaaatttccaGACCATGGAG AAACTTTATCGATGAAGGGTTTGACACTAAATTGCATGGATCGTAAGTCTGAAGCATATGAACTTGTTCGTCAAGGATTAAAG AATGACCTTAAAAGTCATGTTTGCTGGCATGTTTTTGGTCTCCTTTATCGATCAGACAGAGAATACAGGGAAGCGATCAAGTGCTATCGAAATGCACTGAAAATAGATCCTGACAATATTGAAATTCTTCGTGACCTATCACTCCTACAG GCACAAATGCGAGATTTATCAGGCTTTGTTGAGACAAGACAACAACTTTTGACTTTGAAGCCAAATCATCGCATGAATTGGATTGGATTTTCCGTAGCCCATCATTTGAATTCCAA TGCATCCAAAGCAGTTGAAATTTTGGAAGCGTATGAAGGGACTTTGGAAGAGGATTATCCTCCAGAAAATGAACGGTGTGAGCATGGGGAAATGCTTTTGTACAAG ATCTCGTTGTTAGAGGAATGTGGGTTTCTCGAGAGAGCTCTTGAGGAGTTGCacaaaaaagaatttaaaatt GTTGATAAGCTTGAATACAAAGAACAGGAGGTGTCACTTTTAGTAAAGCTTGGTCACTTACAAGAAGGCGAAGCTTTGTACCAGGCATTACTTTCCATGAATCCTGATAATTATAG ATACTATGAAGGACTTCAAAAGTGTGTTGGACTTTATTTAGAAGATGGACAGTACTCGCCTGATCAAATAGATCAGTTAGATTCCTTGTACAAAACACTTGTACAACAATACAAGTGGTCTTCTGCTGTTAAG AGAATACCGCTAGATTTTCTACAAGGTGACAAATTTCGAGAAGCAGCAGACAATTATATTAGGCCTCTCTTAACCAAG GGCGTTCCCTCTCTGTTCTCTGATCTATCATCCTTGTACAATCACCCTGGGAAG GCAGACATTTTGGAACAACTTATTCTTGAGTTAGAGCAGTCAATCAGGATGACAGGCCAATATCCTGGAGg GACGAACAAAGAACCCCCTTCAACTCTTATGTGGACTTTGTTTTTATTGGCTCAG CATTATGACAGGCGGGGTCAATTTGAAATTGCTCTTTCTAAAATTGATGAAGCTATAGAACATACACCCACAGTCATTGATCTATATTCTGTCAAG AGTCGGATACTGAAGCATGCTGGTGatttggttgctgctgctgcatTTGCAGATGAGGCTAGGTGTATGGATCTTGCTGATCGTTATGTTAACAGTGAGTGTGTTAAACGGATGCTGCAGGCTGATCAG GTGTCTTTGGCTGAAAAAACTGCTGTATTGTTCACAAAGGATGGGGATCAACACAATAACCTTCATGACATGCAGTGCATGTG GTATGAGCTTGCGTCTGGTGAAAGCTATTTCCGCCAGGGTGATCTTGGACGGGCTCTCAAAAAATTTTTAGCCGTGGAGAAGCATTATGCTGATATCACGGAGGACCAATTTGATTTTCATTCTTACTGCTTACGGAAAATGACATTGCGATCTTACGTGGAAATGCTTAAATTTCAAGACCAATTGCATTCACATTCATATTTTCACAAAGCAGCCGCAGGGGCTATCAG ATGCTATATTAAGTTGCATGATTCTCCCCCAAAGTCTACAGCtgaggaagatgatgatatGGCGAAGTTACTTCCTTctcagaagaagaaaatgaggcaAAAGCAGAGAAAGGCAGAAGCAAGAGCCAAAAAA GAGGcagaagaaaagaatgaagagTTGAGTGCAAGTGGGATATCGAAGTCTGGGAAGCGGCATGTAAAACCTGTTGATCCTGATCCAAACGGGGAGAAGTTGTTAAAG GTTGAAGATCCACTGTCAGAAGCTACTAAATACTTGAAGTTGCTGCAGAAGAATTCCCCTAATTCATTGGAGACACACTTGCTCTCTTTTGAATTATATACAAGGAAGCAAAAGACTTTGCTTGCCTTTCAG GCTGTGAAGCAGTTACTGAGATTGGACCCTGAACACCCTGATTCTCATCGTTGCCTG ATTAAATTCTTCCATAAAGTGGGATCCATGAATGCTCCCGTGACTGACAGTGAGAAACTGATTTGGAGAGTCTTAGAGGCTGAGCGACCAAATATTAG CCAGGTGCATGAGAAATCCCTGTTTGAGGCAAACAACTCTGTCCTTGAAAAGCATAAAG ATTCTTTGATGCATAGAGCAGCTTTTGTAGAAATCTTGCACATTTTGGATTCAAACAGAAAATCCGAGGCTGTTAAGTTCGTTGAAGAAACAACAAATAACACTGTGCCCAG AAATGGAGCACTTGGACCAATCAGGGAATGGAAACTTAAAGACTGTATTGCAGTTCACAATCTTCTAGAAACAGTTCTTGCTGATCAGGATGCTGCATTGA GATGGAAGGTGCGATGTGCGGATTACTTTCCATATTCTACGTACTTTGAGGGAAAGCACAGCTCTGCCTCTCCCAACTCGACCTTCAACCAGTTACGTAAGAACTCTGAAAATGAGAGTGTTAACCACATCACATCAAACGGGAAACTAGAGGCATTTAAAGATCTCACTATCTGA